AAAAAAAGAGGGATATATATGTACATCATTCCGTGGTTAACAGTTTAGGGATCCGCTTCTCCAAAACATTTTCAGAACTGTGTCGTAAAGAGAGAACAGAAAATAGTCAAAGGCATCTGCAGAAACCTTTTTGAAGCCACATTTCTGCTTCGTTTGCATCCAACAGTCCAGGCAGACACGTTTCCTAGCGCTCACACATCAGCAGCAGAGCTGCAGAAGCAAAAACTCCTTCCTCCCGCTAAACAAAAGCATAAAACAAACCTCTCAATTGAAATCTTTATATACAATTCTGAAACATGATTAATTTTCTCACAACAGTCATTATTTTATTACACTACTAGTGTTAATTGTACTGAATTATACAACAAAGTGTATTTTTTTGGCTTCTGTTTTcatttgatttgtttatttttttgcattgtgATGCAGCAAAACCACAGAGACAAGTGGAGGAGCTCCCGTTCCCTTTTTAGTTTCATTTTCATGACTCAGCGTTTACTAGCAGCACTTTTTCGGGAGTTTGACGGTAACCATTAGTGCTGTGGTTGTTAACAGTATCTTGTCCAGGGGTTTATCTACTGGTGTGCTTCAGGCTGACTCTTCTTCTGATTACACCTGGTTTCCCTGGATCTCCACTTCATCATGGCGGGTGACCAAGGAGAACTGAGTAGGACCTCTGACCTTTGATCAACGCTtcccaaataataataataatttaaaacagACAAAAATAGGAGGTCTAGGAGACAAACGAGTGTTAATTCCTTCTGATGGGTCTCTATTAAATCAAAGGAACATGTCATGGCTACGCTCATGTACGCCTTGTGAGATGACATCAGCATCCTCGCCTGGCAGGATTTGGACATTCAGAGATTTCACAGTTTTGCCAGATATTTTTGATAAAATCGACACCAGACGACGTCACAATAGTAAACGGCGTGGAGCCGCTGTGATCGCTCGATCGCCAAACCTTTAAATAAAAAGCCGCCCCCCCTCGTTGTGTTTTCTGGTGAACGCAGGATTAGGACCCTCCAGTGGGGGACCGGCTCCCATCCCAGACAGGAAATTTGGCCCACAGCAAAGGAGGATAAAAATCAAGCTTCACAGAGGTTTCACTTTATTGAGACAATATTAGTGCACAAAAACCAGATTTAttgtcttttttcttcttcagaaatCCCATAAATTATAAAAACAAGGAACATTATGAAACAAGCAAGGAAAAAAGTGCATGTTAACTATTGTATAGGCTTATACAGTAGTTTACACCCTTTTTTCAGTCTTGTTTTGGTGTGTGACGTTTAGGACGTGTCTCTAGCTCGGATGGATGGGCTGAGATCCAGGCTGCTTCCCTGAGTCGTGTTCAACAGAAAGGGCTATGAGCCTAAAGATGTGGACGACTTAAGGTTTTACTTGTGCTTTTTGATCAAAGTTGGAAGTTATTTCAAAGAGAACGGACAATACTGAAGCCTATCCTATGGTTTTGACTTTTGTTGTTGATGCGGTGTACAAAAATTAatctcaaataaaaacaaacaaacctgtaaacaATAAAGTTTGGCTGCTAAAAGCcctgaatgaaaaaaaaacctaTATAAAAAACCTAAAAATATAGTTTTCATATTTTATACAACATGTCAGCATATTTAGTAGGAAATTAGATTTTCATCAAGAAAAAATAAAGTATAAAAGCAACGGACATCCACAAATGATTATAGGTCGCCTGTGTCCCAATCGAAACCTGTTAGCACCAAATTTACATTTAAACCTTGTTTTATTTGTACAATCTATTCCAAAAACGGCGTCTGAAGCGCTGACTGGCAGTTAACTCTGCTTTTCCAGTTTAATCGGTTGGACGCCAGAATGCCGTGAAGCTAATTTTGCTACCTATATttacaaaagaagaaaaacaactaTATTTCAGGTCCCATTCTTTAAAGGAAGGAACGCGGGTTATCTGAGGCGTTGGATAAAAACCCACAAAGGTTTGTGTTGATATGTGTGGTATGTCTGTAACGTCCTATGGCAGTGAGACTTCTCTGCATTGAGGTATATTTCCTTTAGGTGATGACACAACTTGCAAACGGTCTCATCTTTCCTAAACGTGTTCTGAGAGACAAAAACGCATTTGTTTGGATTAAAGTGCTAGGCAAAGAGCGGATTTTAAAAGCAGACGACTAATGCTGCCGGTAATCGAACACTGACAGAAGAATTTAATACATAGGACGACAAAACCTGCTGCACACGTCCAGTTGGTCCCCGTCTTGTTCTGAGTCTGTGTCAGGAGGACTACGCTGCTGAGTTTATGATGCCTAGCCTGAGATCCAACCCTAAAACACTTCATTTATGTTTCCGGTGTGACGCCTTTTCATTAAACTCGTGGGTTTAAACACACGTACACCCGTTGAGCAAAGCTCATAGCACACCTTGgatcttaaaaaataaaaataaaaagtcaggGGAGCAGCCTCAGATCGTTTCCTCTACAGGAGAAGGCTCGTGTTTAGATGTTTGTTTAAGCAGTTGCTCTAGGACGTGTTCTGTTTCTCTTAGCTCGTGTTTCGCACGTTTAACTTTTGTTTCAGCCTGATGTGTGGGGAATGTttctacaggtgtgtgtgtgcgtgtgtgtggttttCATGTGTGCATTACATTTGCATGGCCCTCACTCAGTCAATAGTTTGATCTCATTGGCCAGGAGGGTGTTGAAGTTGTAGGCCGCATCTGGGAGGTCGGGGAGGTCAGGGGGGGTACAGCGGCGGGGTGACGACTGCGAGGGCTCCGCCAGCTCGGGGTCGCTCTCGCTGGAGGTAGAACCCACGCTCATGTTGCAGACGGCTTCAGGCAACGAGCCGCCGCCGGCGGGCACGATGCACACCTCAGGCTCGCTGCAGGTTTCGCTGGTGCTGGACACGACGGAGAGGAGGGACATCTTACGGGTGAGACGGCTGGGGAGCATCGACAGGGCGAAGTCGGCCACGGTCCCCGCTACATCCATGCCACACGCCTGGTCGAAGGCGATGAAGCCCACGTTGGCGTTGGCCTCGCAAACCACAAAAGAGCCGTCGTTGAGCTGCAGGAGGTCAACGCCACACACGTCCATGCCGAGGATGTTGGACACCTCGATGGCCAGCTGCTTGCCCTGTTCACTGAGGGGGCACATCATACCCACGCCACCTaacgattcacacacacacacacacacacacacacacacagtcctggtCAATACAGACAATCCTCAGACCAAATCCAGCAGAGTCAACATGAACTGTTGCATAAAATAATCTGATGACCCAAATACGTCACAGAGCATTACAGCCCCAGCCGGACCAGAGCGGCTCCTGTCCTGACTCTGAACATCAGCCTCATCAGTTGGACGGCTGACTCATTTAAAGTCTGCAGCGTAGGCTAACTTAGCTTTAGCAGGTGACGCTTTTGACTTGAACACAAATGTAAAAGAATTGCAGCCCAGAACAAAAGCGTCCACATTAAAAGCCGAGCTGTGCTGTGAGTTAACACGTGCGTTCAGGGCCTCGCAGGTGTGCACCTACCCAGGGAGCAGTTGCTCTGCATGCGGCCGTCGGTGGAGCAGCGTAGCATGGAGCCGATGACGCGGCCGCCCACCAGAACAACCCGCACGTCGCGGCCGTGAGACTCCTTGACATACTCCTGAAAGAGGTAGGGGGTGTCGTGGCGGATCAAGTGACACAGATCTGTCAGGTGGTGTTTGTCTCGTGCCAGGAACACAGCCTTGCCTAAGAGAAGGAAGGAGAAACTAGATGAGGAGAAGAAAGGAAAAGTGAGCTCGTCTTCAGGGCTGTTGTCACACATAAGCCGAACAGAAAATTAAGATGTTTGCTAGAAGAGCTTGTGAGTAAATCCCAATCCGAGGCCCGACTCGGACCTGGTACTCACATCCGTCCCGAGGGAGGCTCTGAGAACAGGTGATGATGCTTACAGGACAGAATAAAGACAGCTTCACTCGGAGCAAACCGCTGACCCGACATGACCTCACCTGCACGTCTCCTGGTTTAAAATGTTCAACAAATTCCCCAAAATGCAACTGAGGTGACTCTGAACTATGTTAAAGTCAAAATGCTTCAGGTGAGCGGATTAgtttgtgattttacagaaacccCTGTCCCCTTTTGAGATGTCCTTGTTTGTCCATCAGTTATTTGTTAGACGACTAAGTGTTTACTTGCATCTAACATCTGATGGAATTTTGACTCCAGGTGTGAACGTTCCTCCATGAAGCTGATCAGCGGGGACGCGTCTTTGTGCCAAGTCTAGACAGGGCCAGGGCTGTCTGTCAGAGGACAGAAGACGCCTGATTTAATTAGCACCACTTGGACTTGTCTCCTTTTTTGTTAAAGACCTCTGAACTCAGGTCCAAGGACAATAGCAACCTGGATAAGACAACTCCTTAGATAACAACATGTTTGATTCATTCCACAGTAAACGTCTTTATTAGTACCACACTCAAATATCTTTCAACATTTCATACAGTATTAAATCACTAAATACCAACTTATGTCAAAGTTTAGGAAGCTGGATTTGAGTTCAGTCagctagaaagaaaaaaaaaatcagtccCTGAGAGGAAATCCAATAAACGGGTCAACTGCTGACCAACTGATTTCCTGAACAATGTGCTTAGATAAAAATCTGAACCCCCAGGTCTCTCTGTGACTCCTTCACATTGCCTCAGAGCGGTGCAGGAGTTAATAACTAAAGATTTAAAGACTAATGGGCCGTCAAACATGGTGGGTGACCTCAGAGCCTCTGTGAACTCAGGCAAAACGAGTTATCGGCGGTGTGTTTGTAGACCTGAAGGTTAAAATAACTAGCTTAAAGCCTCTGTGTGTTGGTGGAAACACTCGTTTAACCAGCCAATGAATAAGTGCTGAGTTCCCACTGGCGGGGACATTCTAGAGGAATGTGTGGCGAGCGGGGGGAGGCGCCTTACCTCTGTGACCGCGTGCGTTCTTCACCACCACCGGGTAGCCCAGCGGCTCTGCCTCGTCGATCATCTTACGGAAGTTGTCGTGCCCCCCTGGGAGAAGGCAGACAGACACAAACGTGTATTAGCTACTCCTGCTCTTGTGGCGGGGTTTACATGCTGCATGGGACCTGGCGTTGCTATGGAAACAGCAGCGCTTCCAAACAGCGAGGCTGTAGGGAGAACTGTCCTGAGCCTAGACTTATGAGGGAGGAACAGAGGAGTCAGTGACCGCTGGGTTTAATGTGGAGCAGCTGACCGTATCTGACAGTGATTTATAACGACAGCCTGTTGCAGCAGATGTGCTCTCGGTTCCTCTGCCTCGGCTTGAGGAGTCTAAAAAAACATGTTGGTGAATTAATCACTCATTTCCCCTGAAACTTGTTCACATTCTGGCCTTTTTCTGGCATGTAGTCAGACGAACAGATGCAAACGGTGCGGCCTCTCGCGCCGTTCCCGATGAACGGCGTAACCACTGCGTGATCCCGCTCTGGGTAGAGGCGGCAGAGCTACTGCGCGCTTTATTTTGAAAGATCACGAAAGGGCACAGGGTGGGATGTGTGTCTGcggtggtgggggtggtggttGCATAAGCTCTCCAGCTGCTCTGCATGCATCGCCAAGCCTACTGTGCACAGAGACACGAGGAATGTAGGCCAAACACCCCCCTCCTTATTCTTTTCTCCCTTCTCTGTGTCTGAATCCTTCTCTTGATGCTCTCATGATCACCGCAGCACTGTGGGCTGTTTTAGCACAAAAAACGTCTGCCTTATAGTTGTCCGTTTTCGGTTTGTAGCTGAAAATATGTGCCGTGTCACCCCGCTGCTCTGATAAAAGCTCGCCTTATAGAAACTTGTGGTGCTGTGAAGGAAGCTCTGGTCATCTGGGTCATTGTAGGCTACATAGTTTCTGCACAAAGCCCCGCAGCTAAACTTGGTGAACAATGATTTTGATGTTGCTCGGGGCCACTAGACAAACTCTCAGGGCCTTACTTTGTTTCTGGACATGAGCAGATTCACAACAACATGAGAAACACAAGTGTGGCGTTACCGTAAGAGAAGGTGTCCGGAAGTGGGACCCCGTGTCCGGCTAATTCCTGGAAGGTCCAGAATTTGTTGACACAGTTGAGTATGGCCTGGGGCCGGTTAATCAACCGACAGCCCATCTTCTCCAGGTGACGCAGCACCGTGATGTCACTGTCCGACTGGACCCAGGGCGTGGGGACCCGCACCAACACCACCTGCGGGTATGACGTCACCACCTCTTGCTCCACTCGCAGGCCTGGAGCATGAAGTAGGGGAGAAGGAAGGAATGTGTGGGAAACGGAAAAGGCTTTTAGAGCGTGCTTTAGGAATCAACTGTTCTGTTGGCTTCAGCTGAAAAAGTCAATGAAATTTAAAATTTCTAATCACAAAACTGGAAGTCTGAAAAGTCGAAGCGTCCGATGGAAAAGATCGGTGAGGTAAATTGTCCCAGCATGCTCAGTAGTGTGTGAATTAATATGAAAACCGCTGCAAATGTGGAATGCAAATAAACAGAAAAGGCGGTGTGTCATAATGGCTTTCACAGCAAAGACAACGTGATACATACTGTAGGTGTGGACCATTTACTTTATGAATAGAAAGTAACAATGCTGTTAAATCGGCCAGCGAGCCGGGACGCATCAGCAGAACCTCCAGAGCATGAGCCAGCTGATTACAGCCGCTCCTTCATTCTGTTTTCTGCTGACCTGTTTGCCGGTTTCCACTCCCTCCTCGCTACCTTGGACACACTCCTGCATTGCTTCATTTGTGCTCCTGAGGCGCTTCACTAGTCATGTTTCTGTCAACTGCTCCGATATAAGCggtccgttaaggttcacatttttgcaacaatggtaaaaaaaaaaaaattgtcgtttttttcatacttactgttattgacTCTTGTTCTcttattgagtaatatcacttgatcaagcctttcattcaTTCCGCACtttgaaataggtaaaagtatgtatgatttgtgctgatatcgtatcaggttgatattggtatcggtcaatactgatgGCTGCaacatcggtatcgtatcggtagtGAAAAAAGTTGAATCTTGCCAGCTGAGGAGTTGGTCCAACAAAATAGACATAAACAAACTAACTACTGCAGTGTTTAGACTTTAATCTCACCTGAGAAGCACGGTTATGCTCTGTGTTTATGTAGCAACAAAAAACATCCCTGAAGATTTCTCGGATTTTTACAACCCGGTTTAGTCAGTTTTGATACGACCGGTATTCACCAAACAAAGTCAGCGTAATCAGGCTTTGGGGTCTGATATTTGTGCTGCTGAGCTTTATTGAAAGTCAAATTGACCTTGTCTCAGCCTGACACCAGTTTTCTAATGCAAATGAGCCAAGAGAACAAAAGGCTAACTGATCAGCCATTTCAATTCAGGCCAGCTTGTATAGGCCATAGAGAACACGGGTGCATCATAATGGAGAAAATTTGCCCaatgcaaaacaaaaaaagaaaagtagAAATGTATGCCCTTTTTATGCTATCTGCCATCAGATTTTGCAGAACATAATCACTAAAACTTATTGGTTGATAATTTGCAGCACAGATGGCTTAATCACCAAGAGTTGACCGAGATTTGGCACTGTTTGAACAATGGTTGATGGTTCTTTATCACTGCGAATGAGGAGACAGTGAGATTTTGAGCCTGAGATGAAACCCAACAGCTCATGAGGACGAACAGATTGGGTGACGAATTGACAAAAAACCTGCGCACACCTTCTTGTGCACAGAAGCACGGCCGTTCCCGGCACAGCGATTCACACTGACTGGGATCTGGAATCAGCCATCTTAGGCACGAGTGGACACGCAGGTAAAAGAGGACAGGAGATAAGACAAGACGTACAAAAGGTCAAGGATGTCTTAGAGCTAACTcggaggggagggagataatgtgaTGCATGAAAATAGACGAGATCCCCACCCCTTCCTTTCCTTTCTTCCACCTCCTCCCTATCTTCCACTTCACAATCCCACaacaccactcacacacacacacacacaccagtgagtGTGTGAGCAGTGGTACAGTAGGAAGTATCAGGGGATGTGGTCTCATGGCTCTTTTTTTTTTGACAGACAGTATTCACAGAGCCTGTCTCTGTCTCCAGGGGGACCAAATGGAGACCAATGAGGAGGCAGGATGAATCAACCCTATTCATCTGTGCAAGTGTTGGTGTGCCCTACGCTACCATGTGACCATCACAAAAAACGCTCAGAGGTGACAAGTTTGGGACGACtgt
The sequence above is a segment of the Nothobranchius furzeri strain GRZ-AD chromosome 15, NfurGRZ-RIMD1, whole genome shotgun sequence genome. Coding sequences within it:
- the rimkla gene encoding beta-citrylglutamate synthase B, translated to MCSRVWFVTDRRISQEYPQVQILRALKERCADEDVEFRYLLMDQIVLTISEGQLGLRVEQEVVTSYPQVVLVRVPTPWVQSDSDITVLRHLEKMGCRLINRPQAILNCVNKFWTFQELAGHGVPLPDTFSYGGHDNFRKMIDEAEPLGYPVVVKNARGHRGKAVFLARDKHHLTDLCHLIRHDTPYLFQEYVKESHGRDVRVVLVGGRVIGSMLRCSTDGRMQSNCSLGGVGMMCPLSEQGKQLAIEVSNILGMDVCGVDLLQLNDGSFVVCEANANVGFIAFDQACGMDVAGTVADFALSMLPSRLTRKMSLLSVVSSTSETCSEPEVCIVPAGGGSLPEAVCNMSVGSTSSESDPELAEPSQSSPRRCTPPDLPDLPDAAYNFNTLLANEIKLLTE